A genomic segment from Yimella sp. cx-51 encodes:
- a CDS encoding acyltransferase family protein gives MPRPVERNAAYFPGLDGIRTLAVTLVILYHLGFERFSGGLLGVGVFFTLSGFLITSILINSWGKGKGLGLKMFWVRRARRLLPAVILLLIVGLIGVAVLDMENFGRRFTQAIAALFYVANWHTIFSGDSYFDATNGPGPFGHLWSLAIEEQFYIVWPLLLALLLIVTGAKLRRTAAVTAALAGASFFLLNALAVAGGDNTRAYEGTDTRAGGLLLGAAFALMWQPHVSATKERSRLHLMRTDVIGFAGVAAILWLSMTTKQNSLSLYSWGLLVLSVATVAVMYAACSVGSVTAIIFGLSPMRWIGERSYGIYLWHMPVAVFTPETFFADNLWIRSGVQVAFTVVLAALSWSLVEDPIRRHGFLVALGLRGRRAQSGRRVAWLTASTGAALFVPVAAVALLAPTYVPTPADSSKTQQAVAPNPLAGSNTADPSGTPTPTVRQGPVATKCEKTIHLGDSTSVGLMSPDYLPVASDREDAQLKKFGVTTFIPEISGARSIVETVGGSPNAEAVVDKHLAQGYNGCWIIAMGTNDSANQVVGGTWPYDKRVALLMDKLKDQPVMWLTVKTLKTVGPYANKHQIEWNNTLKAGCAKYPNMRIYDWASEVQDPWYIKDGIHFTTPGYQERARRIARAFAIAFPKEGDSPAECVVGSN, from the coding sequence GTGCCACGTCCGGTCGAACGAAATGCTGCCTATTTCCCGGGTCTCGATGGCATCCGCACACTCGCGGTGACGCTCGTCATCCTCTACCACCTGGGCTTCGAACGGTTCTCCGGCGGACTGCTCGGTGTGGGCGTCTTCTTCACGCTCTCCGGCTTCCTGATCACCAGCATCCTGATCAACTCATGGGGCAAGGGCAAAGGCCTCGGCCTGAAGATGTTCTGGGTGCGTCGCGCTCGACGTCTGTTGCCGGCCGTGATCCTGCTGCTGATCGTCGGCCTCATCGGGGTGGCCGTACTCGACATGGAGAACTTCGGTCGACGGTTCACCCAGGCGATCGCCGCGTTGTTCTACGTCGCCAACTGGCACACGATCTTCTCCGGCGACTCCTACTTCGATGCCACCAACGGTCCGGGGCCGTTCGGTCACCTGTGGTCGCTGGCCATCGAGGAACAGTTCTACATCGTGTGGCCGTTGTTGCTCGCCCTCCTGCTCATCGTCACCGGCGCGAAGCTGCGCCGCACCGCCGCGGTCACCGCTGCACTGGCCGGCGCGTCATTCTTCCTGCTCAACGCCCTGGCCGTGGCCGGTGGCGACAACACCCGGGCGTACGAAGGCACTGACACCCGCGCGGGCGGCCTACTGCTCGGCGCGGCCTTCGCGTTGATGTGGCAGCCACACGTCTCGGCCACCAAGGAACGCAGCCGGCTGCACCTGATGCGCACCGACGTCATCGGTTTCGCCGGCGTCGCGGCGATCCTGTGGTTGTCGATGACCACCAAGCAGAACTCCCTGTCGCTGTACTCGTGGGGTCTGTTGGTGCTCTCGGTCGCCACCGTCGCGGTCATGTACGCCGCGTGCTCGGTCGGATCGGTCACCGCCATCATCTTCGGTCTGTCGCCGATGCGGTGGATCGGCGAGCGCTCGTACGGCATCTACCTGTGGCACATGCCGGTCGCCGTCTTCACGCCCGAAACTTTCTTCGCCGACAACCTGTGGATCCGTTCCGGGGTGCAGGTGGCCTTCACCGTTGTGCTCGCAGCCCTCAGCTGGAGCCTGGTGGAAGACCCGATCCGGCGTCACGGCTTCCTGGTCGCCCTCGGTCTGCGCGGTCGCCGGGCACAGTCCGGTCGACGGGTCGCCTGGCTCACCGCGAGCACCGGTGCGGCACTGTTCGTCCCGGTCGCCGCGGTAGCGCTCCTCGCTCCGACGTACGTGCCGACCCCCGCCGACAGCTCCAAGACCCAACAGGCTGTTGCCCCCAATCCGCTGGCCGGATCAAACACTGCAGACCCATCGGGCACACCGACCCCGACCGTCCGCCAGGGGCCGGTGGCCACCAAGTGCGAGAAGACGATCCACCTGGGCGACTCCACGTCCGTCGGCCTCATGTCACCTGATTACCTGCCCGTGGCGTCCGATCGGGAGGATGCCCAGCTGAAGAAGTTCGGCGTCACCACCTTCATCCCGGAGATCTCGGGTGCGCGGTCGATCGTCGAGACCGTCGGCGGCTCACCGAACGCCGAAGCGGTCGTCGACAAGCACCTGGCTCAGGGCTACAACGGCTGCTGGATCATTGCGATGGGCACCAACGACTCTGCCAACCAGGTGGTCGGTGGCACGTGGCCCTACGACAAGCGCGTGGCGCTGCTGATGGACAAGCTCAAGGACCAGCCGGTGATGTGGCTGACGGTCAAGACCTTGAAGACGGTCGGGCCGTACGCCAACAAGCACCAGATCGAGTGGAACAACACCCTCAAGGCCGGATGTGCGAAGTACCCCAACATGCGCATCTACGACTGGGCTTCGGAGGTGCAGGACCCTTGGTACATCAAGGACGGCATCCACTTCACCACCCCCGGTTACCAGGAGCGCGCCCGACGCATCGCTCGTGCGTTTGCGATCGCCTTCCCCAAGGAAGGCGACTCCCCTGCCGAGTGCGTGGTGGGCTCGAACTAG
- a CDS encoding FAD-binding oxidoreductase, protein MDAVQELVDELGADVVRTSSEQREAYRYDWARDPEAALPVAVVLPRSTAHVQAVMRWATKHRVPVVPRGAGSGLSGGASAHEAALVLCLERMNEITVDPATRTLRAQAGALNKELKTAAAKHGLWYPPDPSSFEISTIGGNVATNAGGLCCVKYGVTVDYVLGLEAVLADGRVITLGGPRVKDVAGLPLLKLLVGSEGTLAVVTEVLCRLVPILAPPATLVATFAGLTDAADAVVRICSTTRPSMVEFMDNASINAVEDFQPMGLDRSAGALLLVQSDAAGESRELEIAAVRQACEEFGATEVFETDDPEEGALFVGARRAVFPALERLGAYMLEDVGVPVPRLPELVDRVARIATEQQLLITVVAHAGDGNTHPVIVYDGSDEDEKTRAGQAFTQIMELALSLDGTITGEHGVGRLKRPLLRQQLGDDVLELQHGMRKVWDPLGLLNPGAGY, encoded by the coding sequence ATGGACGCTGTGCAAGAACTGGTCGACGAACTCGGTGCGGACGTTGTGCGCACCTCATCCGAGCAGCGCGAGGCGTATCGCTACGACTGGGCACGTGATCCGGAGGCGGCACTGCCGGTGGCTGTCGTGCTGCCGCGCTCGACCGCGCATGTGCAGGCCGTCATGCGATGGGCCACCAAGCACCGCGTCCCGGTGGTTCCTCGCGGCGCCGGATCAGGACTCTCCGGCGGCGCCAGCGCTCATGAAGCTGCGCTCGTGCTGTGCTTGGAACGCATGAACGAAATCACGGTTGACCCCGCCACACGCACGCTGCGCGCGCAAGCGGGCGCACTCAACAAGGAGCTCAAGACGGCTGCAGCCAAGCACGGTCTCTGGTATCCGCCCGACCCCTCGTCCTTCGAGATCTCCACCATCGGCGGCAATGTCGCCACGAACGCCGGCGGCCTGTGCTGCGTGAAGTACGGCGTCACGGTCGACTACGTGCTCGGGCTGGAAGCCGTGCTCGCCGACGGCCGGGTCATCACCCTCGGCGGCCCGAGGGTCAAGGACGTCGCCGGTCTGCCGCTGTTGAAGTTGCTGGTCGGTAGTGAGGGCACGCTCGCGGTGGTGACCGAGGTGCTCTGCCGGCTGGTGCCGATCCTCGCGCCACCAGCCACGCTCGTTGCCACCTTCGCGGGCCTGACCGATGCGGCCGACGCCGTGGTGCGCATCTGCAGCACCACCCGCCCGTCCATGGTCGAGTTCATGGACAACGCATCGATCAACGCGGTCGAGGACTTCCAGCCCATGGGTCTCGACCGCTCCGCCGGCGCGCTGCTGCTCGTGCAGTCGGACGCGGCAGGTGAGTCACGCGAGTTGGAGATCGCCGCGGTGCGGCAGGCGTGCGAGGAGTTCGGCGCCACTGAAGTCTTCGAGACCGACGATCCCGAGGAAGGTGCGCTCTTCGTCGGCGCTCGCCGGGCGGTCTTCCCGGCGCTGGAACGCCTGGGTGCCTACATGTTGGAGGACGTCGGCGTGCCGGTGCCGCGCCTGCCCGAACTGGTCGACAGGGTTGCCCGGATCGCGACGGAGCAGCAACTGCTCATCACGGTCGTGGCGCACGCGGGTGACGGCAACACCCACCCGGTGATCGTCTACGACGGCTCCGACGAGGACGAAAAGACGCGGGCGGGGCAGGCGTTCACCCAGATCATGGAGCTCGCCTTGTCGTTGGACGGCACGATCACCGGGGAGCACGGCGTGGGCCGGTTGAAGCGTCCGCTCCTACGGCAGCAACTCGGTGACGACGTGCTCGAACTGCAGCACGGCATGCGGAAGGTGTGGGATCCGCTCGGTCTGCTCAATCCCGGCGCGGGGTACTGA
- a CDS encoding acyl-CoA dehydrogenase family protein translates to MFEMTERGADYHRRVTAFMDAHVYPAEEVYEQQMRESGDPHHQPAILEELKAKAKAEGLWNLFHPHPQWGPGLTNSEYAPLAELMGRVHFAPEVFNCNAPDTGNMEVLTLFGTDEHKEKYLRPLLDGEMASAFLMTEPAVASSDATNIEMSMVKDGDEYVLNGRKWFSSNAFHKNCKVYIVMGKTDPDADTHRQQSMFVVDASTPGITVLRNLPVFGYDDREGHAEILFEDVRVPASDLLKGEGEGFAISQARLGPGRIHHCMRTIGMAERALELLCKRALARVTFGKPVADNANIQDWIAEARIEIEMLRLLCLKAAYLMDTVGNKQAQTEIAAIKVAAPTIALQIIDRAIQVHGGAGVTDDFPLARAYAGIRTLRLADGPDEVHKRSIARRELRKYMAPRDPR, encoded by the coding sequence ATGTTCGAGATGACCGAGCGGGGCGCCGACTACCACCGTCGGGTCACTGCGTTCATGGACGCCCACGTCTACCCCGCGGAGGAGGTCTACGAGCAGCAGATGCGCGAGTCGGGCGACCCGCACCACCAGCCGGCGATCCTGGAAGAGCTGAAGGCGAAGGCGAAGGCCGAGGGTCTCTGGAACCTCTTCCACCCGCACCCGCAGTGGGGCCCGGGGCTGACCAACTCCGAGTACGCCCCGCTGGCCGAACTGATGGGCCGGGTGCATTTCGCGCCGGAGGTGTTCAACTGCAACGCCCCTGACACCGGCAACATGGAGGTGCTCACCCTCTTCGGCACTGACGAGCACAAGGAGAAGTACCTGCGTCCCTTGCTCGATGGGGAGATGGCTTCTGCCTTCCTCATGACCGAGCCTGCCGTGGCCAGCTCGGATGCCACGAACATCGAGATGTCGATGGTCAAGGACGGCGACGAGTACGTGCTCAACGGCCGAAAGTGGTTCTCCTCCAACGCGTTCCACAAGAACTGCAAGGTCTACATCGTCATGGGCAAGACCGACCCGGACGCCGACACCCACCGTCAGCAGTCGATGTTCGTCGTCGACGCCAGCACCCCCGGCATCACCGTGCTGCGCAACCTGCCGGTCTTCGGGTATGACGACCGTGAGGGCCACGCGGAGATCTTGTTCGAGGACGTCCGGGTGCCTGCCTCCGACCTGCTCAAGGGCGAGGGCGAGGGTTTCGCGATCAGCCAGGCGCGGCTCGGTCCGGGCCGCATCCACCACTGCATGCGCACGATCGGCATGGCGGAACGAGCTCTGGAACTGCTCTGCAAGCGAGCACTCGCGCGGGTTACCTTCGGTAAACCCGTTGCCGACAACGCCAACATCCAGGACTGGATCGCCGAAGCCCGCATCGAGATCGAGATGCTGCGCCTGCTCTGCCTCAAGGCGGCCTACCTGATGGACACCGTCGGTAACAAGCAGGCCCAGACCGAGATCGCGGCGATCAAGGTGGCTGCCCCGACCATCGCGCTGCAGATCATCGACCGCGCCATCCAGGTGCACGGCGGAGCCGGCGTCACCGACGACTTCCCGCTCGCCCGTGCCTACGCCGGCATCCGCACGCTGCGCCTCGCCGACGGTCCGGACGAAGTGCACAAGCGCTCCATCGCCCGCCGCGAGTTGCGCAAGTACATGGCGCCGCGAGACCCTCGCTGA
- a CDS encoding SDR family oxidoreductase, protein MDVDGKVAIVTGAAAGIGRALAEALVQDGAKVVLADVSPDVERVATQLGEAGASVVGDISSIDVIDAVIDAADTRFGTVDLFFANAGIAGAPGLDASEADWDLSFDINVRSHIRAAQRLVPRWVEAGSGYFVSTASAAGLLTQIGSATYSVTKHAAVAFAEWLNITYGDRGVRASTLCPMGVETALLYAGRDSGDVLGAAATNAVLTAGEVLTPEAVAAAVLQAVYDERCLILPHPQVLEMMRQKSADHERWLRGMRRYQASLLATSDVADNREDNQ, encoded by the coding sequence ATGGACGTCGACGGCAAGGTCGCGATCGTCACTGGAGCAGCGGCCGGGATCGGCCGAGCCCTCGCCGAAGCCTTGGTGCAGGACGGCGCAAAGGTGGTGCTGGCCGACGTCTCCCCCGATGTGGAACGGGTCGCCACCCAACTGGGCGAGGCCGGAGCCAGCGTGGTGGGCGACATCTCGTCCATCGATGTGATCGACGCCGTCATCGACGCCGCCGACACCAGGTTCGGCACCGTCGACCTCTTCTTCGCCAACGCCGGCATCGCGGGCGCGCCGGGCCTGGACGCCAGCGAGGCGGACTGGGATCTCAGCTTCGACATCAACGTGCGCTCACACATCCGCGCCGCCCAGCGCTTGGTGCCACGTTGGGTGGAAGCGGGCAGTGGCTATTTCGTCAGCACGGCGTCTGCCGCCGGACTGCTGACCCAGATCGGCTCGGCCACCTACTCCGTCACCAAGCACGCGGCTGTTGCGTTCGCCGAATGGCTCAACATCACCTACGGCGATCGCGGGGTGCGGGCGAGCACGCTGTGCCCGATGGGCGTGGAGACGGCCTTGCTGTATGCCGGACGCGACAGCGGCGACGTGCTCGGCGCAGCCGCCACCAATGCCGTACTGACTGCTGGCGAGGTGCTCACCCCCGAAGCGGTGGCCGCCGCCGTCCTGCAGGCGGTGTACGACGAACGCTGCTTGATTCTTCCCCACCCCCAGGTGCTGGAGATGATGCGCCAGAAGAGCGCTGACCACGAGCGGTGGTTGCGCGGCATGCGCCGCTACCAGGCATCGCTCCTGGCCACATCCGACGTTGCGGACAACCGAGAGGACAACCAATGA
- a CDS encoding methyltransferase domain-containing protein, translated as MQCGYFDRHECRSCTFMNVPYPQQLDDGARSVAATLHDHVSPEAWMPPAHGAEQGFRNNAKLVVGGRRGAPTLGILDGSGNGVDLTGCGLYEPGLSRALPGLREVIAQTELTTYDVPSRNGELKNVLVTHSPDGELMIRFVLRSTGQLSKVQRAVPVLQQRIPGVRVVSVNLLPDHRAVMEGDEEIILTEHQTLPMRVNDLTLHLRPASFFQTNTGVAGQLYAQARDWTRELAPRAVVDLFCGVGGFGLHAAGPTVEQVFGVERSSEAVESARRSATELRAEGCTTQFEFVAADAFPQLDQAPEPDLMIVNPPRRGIGADQCERLDAIALDHLIYSSCNPRTLADDLRRMPGFGVDRARLFHMFPQTPHHEVLVLLSRQ; from the coding sequence ATGCAGTGCGGGTACTTCGATCGGCACGAGTGCCGCTCGTGCACCTTCATGAACGTGCCCTACCCGCAACAACTGGACGACGGTGCGCGCTCGGTGGCCGCGACCCTCCATGACCACGTTTCGCCCGAAGCGTGGATGCCGCCAGCTCACGGCGCTGAGCAAGGTTTCCGCAACAACGCGAAACTGGTGGTGGGCGGACGACGCGGGGCGCCGACACTGGGCATCCTCGACGGATCCGGCAACGGCGTCGACCTCACCGGCTGCGGGCTCTACGAGCCCGGGTTGTCGCGCGCGCTCCCGGGGTTGCGGGAGGTGATCGCGCAGACCGAACTGACTACGTACGACGTACCCAGCCGCAACGGCGAGCTGAAAAACGTACTGGTCACCCACTCCCCCGACGGCGAACTGATGATCCGCTTCGTGCTGCGCTCCACCGGCCAGCTGAGCAAGGTGCAGCGGGCGGTTCCCGTTCTGCAGCAACGGATTCCAGGCGTACGAGTGGTGTCGGTCAACCTTCTGCCTGATCACCGCGCCGTGATGGAGGGTGACGAGGAGATCATCCTCACCGAGCACCAGACCCTGCCGATGCGGGTGAACGACCTCACCCTGCACCTGCGACCGGCGAGCTTCTTCCAGACCAACACCGGCGTCGCCGGTCAGCTCTACGCACAAGCTCGCGACTGGACGCGGGAACTCGCGCCGCGTGCAGTGGTCGACCTCTTCTGCGGCGTGGGCGGTTTCGGGCTGCATGCTGCGGGGCCGACGGTCGAGCAGGTCTTCGGGGTGGAGCGCTCATCCGAAGCGGTGGAGAGCGCGCGCCGCTCAGCAACCGAACTACGTGCGGAAGGCTGCACGACACAGTTCGAGTTCGTCGCCGCAGATGCCTTCCCGCAACTGGATCAGGCACCCGAACCCGACCTGATGATCGTCAACCCACCACGTCGCGGCATCGGAGCTGATCAGTGCGAGCGACTCGATGCGATAGCGCTGGACCACCTGATCTATTCCAGCTGCAATCCGCGCACTCTGGCCGACGACCTGCGCCGGATGCCCGGCTTCGGGGTCGACCGGGCACGGCTGTTCCACATGTTCCCGCAGACGCCGCACCACGAGGTGCTCGTGCTGCTGAGCAGACAATGA
- a CDS encoding response regulator: MTAAVLVLIVEDESVFAQAHAQYVERTAGFEVAAVVRTVQEAMRALRADDTIALVLLDMNLPDAHGLAVLQQLRASGRGCDVIAVTAARDVEVVRQAVTQGVFAYLLKPFTYASFRAKLQHYGEYRGTLEETPGCGAGRRR, from the coding sequence ATGACTGCTGCAGTTCTGGTGCTGATCGTCGAGGACGAATCCGTCTTCGCTCAAGCTCATGCCCAATACGTAGAGCGCACAGCCGGATTCGAGGTCGCCGCGGTGGTGCGTACGGTGCAGGAGGCTATGCGTGCGTTGCGCGCAGACGACACGATCGCGTTGGTGCTGCTCGACATGAACTTGCCCGACGCGCATGGTTTGGCAGTGCTGCAGCAGTTGCGCGCTTCGGGCCGCGGCTGCGACGTGATCGCGGTGACCGCCGCCCGGGACGTTGAGGTGGTGCGGCAGGCGGTGACGCAGGGAGTGTTCGCCTATCTGCTCAAACCATTCACCTATGCCTCGTTCCGCGCCAAGCTGCAGCACTATGGCGAGTACCGCGGCACGCTGGAGGAGACCCCGGGCTGTGGAGCAGGGCGACGTCGATGA
- a CDS encoding pseudouridine synthase: MSRSRRHRPISPFPQEHGIDAMRVSMPMDGAWTTLRDHLVDRFTSLTSDQVDGAIAAGDFATTDGRAITAQTKFVAGQVVFVRRAFEPEPVVPFDIPVVHEDARILVVDKPPFLATMPRGAHITQTAVARLRVQLDIPTLSPAHRLDRLTSGLLLLTKEPHWRGAYQQVFAARRIEKTYLALAPAIEGFERWVDIRLHLAKEHGVPAAHIDADHPQPNAHTMIRRAQDIGDNAVYELRPVTGRTHQLRATMGHVGAPIIGDPLYPQIVHRARDDFSVPLQLLAHSLAFEDPVTRRPLQFTSRRAFPLENTAAQ, from the coding sequence ATGAGTCGCAGTCGGCGGCACCGACCGATCTCGCCCTTCCCCCAGGAGCACGGCATCGACGCCATGCGGGTTTCGATGCCGATGGACGGTGCGTGGACGACACTGCGCGACCATCTGGTCGACCGCTTCACCTCGCTCACCAGCGACCAGGTGGACGGCGCGATCGCCGCCGGTGATTTCGCAACCACAGACGGGCGCGCTATCACCGCGCAGACGAAGTTCGTCGCCGGTCAGGTGGTTTTCGTGCGGCGAGCCTTCGAGCCGGAGCCGGTCGTCCCCTTCGACATTCCGGTCGTCCACGAGGACGCCCGCATCCTCGTCGTCGACAAGCCACCCTTCCTGGCGACCATGCCCCGCGGCGCGCACATCACGCAGACCGCGGTGGCCCGGTTACGGGTGCAACTCGACATCCCGACGCTGAGCCCTGCGCATCGCCTCGACCGACTCACCAGCGGCCTGTTGCTGCTCACGAAGGAACCGCACTGGCGCGGCGCCTATCAGCAGGTGTTCGCCGCCCGTCGGATCGAGAAGACCTACCTGGCGCTTGCGCCCGCGATCGAGGGATTCGAACGGTGGGTGGACATCAGGCTGCACCTGGCGAAGGAACACGGGGTGCCCGCCGCACACATCGATGCCGACCATCCACAACCCAACGCGCACACGATGATCCGCCGTGCCCAGGACATCGGTGACAATGCCGTCTACGAGTTGCGACCGGTCACCGGGCGCACCCACCAACTGCGCGCGACGATGGGCCATGTCGGTGCCCCGATCATCGGCGACCCGCTCTACCCGCAGATCGTGCACCGCGCACGGGACGACTTCAGCGTGCCGCTGCAACTACTCGCACACTCGTTGGCCTTCGAGGATCCGGTGACCCGCCGACCCCTGCAGTTCACGAGCCGGCGGGCCTTCCCCTTGGAGAACACTGCAGCTCAGTGA
- a CDS encoding DUF6318 family protein, with amino-acid sequence MLKSTRRRASSGVWVAALAAASIAVAGCSGDSSAGESSTAPTTTSSSSSQPRTSNTTTSSAAPSSQSSNATYAGAPGVPEAAKHKTDAGAIAFARFFTNELNRLGKTPRAGVLSKLSLPTCKSCAAHEETIRSVASDSQHFDGDQFVIKRGFVNPDGTVSVVVDVPRVSIVDKNNAVIETFDAGPSRARVHKLSWTASGWRVAEIQYDPSVTS; translated from the coding sequence ATGCTGAAATCGACCAGGCGACGCGCGTCGTCGGGAGTGTGGGTAGCAGCACTCGCCGCGGCTTCGATTGCCGTGGCGGGGTGTTCGGGCGACTCGTCAGCCGGTGAGTCGTCGACGGCACCGACCACGACATCGTCGTCAAGTTCGCAACCGAGGACGAGCAATACGACGACCAGTTCGGCGGCACCGTCGAGCCAGTCGAGCAATGCGACCTATGCCGGTGCGCCGGGCGTGCCCGAGGCGGCAAAGCACAAGACGGACGCTGGTGCGATTGCCTTTGCGAGGTTCTTTACCAATGAACTCAACCGGCTCGGCAAAACTCCCCGGGCCGGTGTCCTTTCTAAGTTGTCGCTACCGACATGCAAGTCGTGCGCAGCACATGAGGAAACGATCCGAAGTGTCGCATCGGACAGCCAGCACTTCGATGGTGATCAGTTCGTCATCAAACGCGGCTTTGTGAATCCAGACGGGACCGTTTCTGTCGTCGTTGACGTGCCGCGTGTGTCGATCGTCGACAAGAACAACGCAGTTATTGAGACTTTCGACGCAGGGCCCAGCCGAGCACGCGTGCACAAGCTCAGCTGGACGGCCAGTGGGTGGCGCGTGGCCGAGATTCAATACGATCCGTCCGTTACGTCGTGA
- a CDS encoding FaeA/PapI family transcriptional regulator — translation MSTETLDQVIGALRDLDGGVAAAEVGNAIGASRVTARRYLEHLADSGRVVRRVRYGSRGRPEILTRWRECGRLPTR, via the coding sequence ATGAGCACCGAGACCCTCGACCAGGTGATCGGCGCACTGCGCGACCTCGACGGGGGAGTAGCGGCCGCTGAGGTCGGCAACGCCATCGGCGCCTCGCGCGTCACCGCCCGCCGCTATCTCGAACACCTCGCCGACTCCGGACGCGTCGTGCGCCGAGTGCGCTACGGCAGCCGAGGCCGCCCGGAGATCCTTACACGCTGGCGTGAATGCGGTCGGCTTCCTACTCGTTGA
- a CDS encoding sensor histidine kinase, whose translation MNFSSCRAIALSHAVVSGETESDDVYLVGGRAPVINSGPARWEGADVGAVMTVRDRTELQYVSGELDVVRRLTSALRAQHHESANLLHTVVSLIEMDRSEEAIEVATEELQITQLLADQVIEDVGDPVLAALLLGKSAEAAERGASLEIVGEVSEQRCTISGRDLITVVGNLSDSALDAVGDATPGRVRIEVDWTAERLVLAADDNGPGIGPEDAENVLGRGWSTKAGPPGSRGIGLALVQQVAQRCDGSVSIGRSDLGGARVEVTLRGRS comes from the coding sequence GTGAACTTCTCGAGCTGCCGCGCAATCGCGTTGTCGCACGCCGTGGTCTCCGGTGAGACCGAGAGCGACGACGTCTACCTGGTCGGCGGTCGTGCCCCGGTCATCAACTCCGGACCGGCCCGCTGGGAAGGGGCTGATGTGGGTGCGGTCATGACCGTGCGTGATCGCACGGAATTGCAGTACGTGTCAGGCGAATTGGATGTTGTCCGGCGGCTCACTTCGGCGCTTCGCGCCCAGCACCACGAGTCGGCCAATCTCCTGCACACGGTGGTGTCGTTGATCGAGATGGACCGGTCGGAGGAGGCGATCGAGGTGGCGACCGAAGAACTCCAGATCACTCAGTTGCTCGCTGACCAGGTGATCGAGGACGTCGGTGATCCGGTGCTGGCGGCGCTGCTGCTCGGCAAGTCGGCAGAGGCGGCCGAGCGTGGCGCCTCGCTGGAGATTGTCGGTGAGGTGAGCGAGCAGCGGTGCACCATCTCCGGACGAGACCTCATCACCGTGGTCGGCAACCTTTCCGACAGTGCGCTGGACGCGGTCGGCGATGCCACTCCCGGCCGGGTGCGAATCGAAGTCGATTGGACCGCAGAGCGATTGGTGCTCGCGGCTGACGACAACGGACCGGGCATCGGGCCGGAGGATGCCGAGAACGTGCTGGGACGAGGCTGGTCGACGAAGGCCGGTCCACCCGGTTCCCGAGGCATCGGGCTTGCGCTGGTGCAACAGGTCGCGCAGCGATGTGACGGATCAGTGTCGATCGGTCGATCTGATCTGGGTGGGGCACGGGTTGAAGTGACGCTGAGAGGTCGATCATGA
- a CDS encoding LLM class flavin-dependent oxidoreductase, translating into MSTLRIPLSALDLVPLSDGMSRPDAFEQSRILAGELDRSGYHRLWVAEHHGSTTFMASATSVILADLARHTERIRLGSGGVMLPNHAPLMVAEYYGTLATLYGDRFDLGIGRAPGTDPMTAAALRRGNPDLNTFATDVVDIIDLLGTPRSLPGGVRAIPGEGTNVPVWMLGSSTGGAQVAAALGLPYSFASHFAPQQINEALALYREHFDASARTAQVSRPTVMAGVNVLIADTHAEAERLFTTAQLMRVHLRTGTLGPLLPPVDDLASVIPSELLQFAGRPNGQASFVGTADDVVERLEGFVAHHELDELIVTTYTYDPVPRRESYAALAQAWGLDATAQH; encoded by the coding sequence GTGTCGACTCTACGAATCCCCCTGAGTGCCCTCGATCTCGTCCCGTTGAGCGACGGGATGTCCCGACCGGATGCCTTCGAGCAGTCGCGCATCCTGGCTGGCGAACTGGATCGCTCCGGCTATCACCGGCTCTGGGTGGCCGAGCACCACGGCAGCACCACCTTCATGGCGTCGGCGACCTCGGTGATCCTGGCCGACCTTGCGCGACACACCGAACGCATCCGGCTCGGTAGCGGCGGGGTGATGCTGCCCAACCACGCGCCGCTGATGGTCGCGGAGTACTACGGCACGCTCGCCACGCTCTACGGCGACAGGTTTGATCTGGGCATCGGGCGCGCACCGGGCACCGACCCGATGACGGCCGCAGCGCTACGGCGCGGCAACCCCGATCTGAATACGTTCGCCACCGATGTCGTCGACATCATCGATCTGCTTGGCACTCCCCGATCGCTGCCGGGGGGCGTGCGGGCGATTCCGGGTGAGGGCACGAACGTCCCGGTGTGGATGCTGGGCTCATCGACCGGTGGCGCCCAGGTGGCCGCTGCCCTGGGGCTGCCCTATTCGTTCGCGTCGCACTTCGCACCGCAGCAGATCAACGAAGCCCTGGCGCTCTACCGGGAGCACTTCGACGCGAGCGCCCGCACCGCGCAGGTGTCGCGTCCGACGGTGATGGCCGGGGTCAACGTGCTCATCGCCGACACCCATGCAGAAGCGGAGCGGCTCTTCACCACCGCCCAGCTGATGCGCGTGCATCTGCGCACCGGCACCCTCGGGCCGCTGCTCCCGCCGGTCGACGACCTCGCGTCGGTCATCCCCAGCGAACTGCTGCAGTTCGCCGGACGCCCCAATGGCCAGGCCAGCTTTGTCGGCACCGCCGACGACGTCGTCGAACGCCTGGAAGGCTTCGTGGCCCATCACGAGCTGGACGAGTTGATCGTCACCACCTACACCTACGACCCGGTGCCCCGCCGTGAGTCGTACGCGGCGCTGGCACAGGCGTGGGGCCTGGACGCAACAGCACAGCACTGA